One part of the Enterococcus sp. DIV1094 genome encodes these proteins:
- the srlA gene encoding PTS glucitol/sorbitol transporter subunit IIC yields MDFLVSIAENFIGVFDAGGENFMGLITGILPTLIVLLTFVNALIALVGEERVSAFAQFCTKNIILRYSVFPLLAVFFLTNPMCYSFGRFLKEKQKPAFYDSAVSLVHPITGLFPHANAGELFVWTGIASGLTTLGLSVMPLAVRYFLVGMVVITIRGIVTELLTKIMWKETDE; encoded by the coding sequence ATGGATTTTTTAGTATCGATTGCAGAAAATTTTATCGGAGTTTTTGATGCTGGTGGCGAGAACTTTATGGGGTTGATCACTGGTATTCTTCCAACCTTAATTGTTTTATTGACATTTGTAAATGCTCTCATCGCTCTAGTTGGTGAAGAGCGTGTATCAGCATTCGCTCAATTCTGTACGAAAAATATTATTTTACGTTATAGCGTCTTTCCCCTTTTAGCTGTCTTCTTCTTAACAAATCCAATGTGTTATTCTTTTGGACGTTTCTTAAAAGAGAAACAAAAACCCGCTTTCTATGATTCAGCTGTTTCATTGGTTCACCCGATCACTGGACTATTTCCCCACGCAAATGCTGGAGAACTCTTTGTCTGGACGGGAATCGCTTCAGGATTGACAACTTTAGGTCTATCCGTAATGCCTTTAGCTGTTCGCTACTTTTTAGTGGGAATGGTTGTCATTACGATTCGCGGTATCGTTACAGAATTATTGACAAAAATCATGTGGAAAGAAACAGATGAATAA
- the srlE gene encoding PTS glucitol/sorbitol transporter subunit IIB — MSNKVIVSQGTKGWGGPLTLQPTEEKTVVASVTGGGVHPVAQKIADLLGVEAVDGFKEKVEPEKMICAVVDCGGTARCGVYPKLDVMTVNLHPTTPSGPLMKFINEKNFVSGVTLEDIVIAGDETATPVAPVAEPVPTKKEQVAEAKAKVAETQGGFLGLINRLGRSVGNVVGIFYQAGRDTIDIVIKNILPFMAFVSMLVGIINYTGIGDIIASGVKPLSGSVVGLVILSLICSIPVLSPVLGPGAVIAQVVGVLLGVEIGKGTIAPAMALPALFAINSQAGADFTPVGLTLAEAEPYTVEIGVPAVLFSRLLTGPLAVILAWLASFGLY, encoded by the coding sequence ATGTCCAATAAAGTCATTGTAAGTCAAGGTACGAAAGGTTGGGGAGGTCCATTAACTTTACAACCAACAGAAGAAAAAACCGTGGTCGCGTCAGTCACTGGTGGTGGTGTCCATCCAGTTGCACAAAAAATCGCTGATTTACTAGGTGTAGAGGCCGTTGACGGTTTTAAAGAAAAAGTCGAACCTGAAAAAATGATTTGTGCGGTTGTCGACTGTGGAGGAACAGCTCGTTGTGGCGTCTATCCAAAGTTGGATGTGATGACGGTTAATTTGCATCCGACCACACCTTCTGGGCCTCTAATGAAATTCATCAACGAAAAGAACTTTGTTTCAGGTGTCACACTAGAAGATATCGTGATCGCAGGTGACGAAACCGCTACTCCTGTAGCACCTGTAGCAGAACCTGTGCCAACGAAAAAAGAACAGGTAGCTGAAGCAAAAGCTAAAGTTGCTGAAACCCAAGGCGGCTTTTTAGGTCTGATCAATAGACTCGGTCGATCCGTCGGGAATGTCGTCGGAATTTTCTATCAAGCAGGTCGTGACACGATTGATATCGTCATCAAAAATATCTTGCCTTTTATGGCATTTGTCAGTATGTTAGTAGGAATTATCAACTACACAGGTATCGGTGATATCATTGCAAGTGGTGTCAAACCTTTATCTGGCAGTGTCGTCGGTTTAGTGATTCTTTCTCTGATTTGTTCGATCCCTGTTTTATCACCCGTTCTAGGTCCTGGAGCTGTTATTGCTCAAGTCGTTGGCGTATTGCTCGGTGTGGAGATTGGCAAAGGAACGATTGCCCCTGCGATGGCCTTGCCTGCCCTTTTTGCCATCAACTCTCAAGCAGGCGCAGATTTCACACCAGTTGGTTTGACCCTTGCCGAAGCAGAACCTTATACCGTTGAAATTGGTGTACCTGCGGTTCTTTTCTCTCGATTATTAACTGGTCCTTTAGCAGTGATCCTAGCTTGGTTAGCTAGTTTTGGGTTGTATTAA